The proteins below come from a single Cylindrospermopsis raciborskii Cr2010 genomic window:
- a CDS encoding sensor histidine kinase, with protein MLMSASSDFIALCQEQVSLLTQGLGASSSVVYLTQELVDHPSGEGLLIPVLVYPEASRLNYSQDVGRIKVNNLKFGNLENLSDSSYVLSLPDQKLLAPRLDYIPSSPQSTGAYTSDYNKSLNLEDKYLFGQYQIVLPLVHEGLMVGLLLTAREDRQWKQVEEEEVRRIATTLAIACILDQRQVWLQHQLQQEKALQKEQGDLLDNLLHQFRNPLTAIRTFGKLLLKRLRSNDTNREVAINIINQSDRLQELLQNFDQVLDSKNRDTTAIPTLGLALTVEASPQKTAPLLLPGTGEEPTSCHLKDILLPLLASAQVLAQEKTIQLLIDIPNHLPPVKANIKALTEVFSNIIDNAIKYTPVGGKISIQSLQKNTDFQGIAISDTGPGIPKEDLDRLGERNYRGVQANTDIPGTGLGMAIAKQLIAQMQGEIEVFSPAVEFDSASSSLPGTSFIVWLPQLPHLLNQHPL; from the coding sequence ATGTTAATGTCTGCCAGTTCTGATTTTATTGCTCTATGTCAAGAGCAAGTATCACTGTTAACCCAGGGACTGGGAGCGTCTTCAAGTGTAGTCTACTTAACACAGGAACTGGTAGACCACCCCAGTGGAGAAGGGTTATTAATTCCCGTTCTGGTTTATCCAGAAGCTTCTCGATTAAATTATTCCCAGGACGTGGGTAGAATAAAAGTTAACAACCTCAAATTTGGCAATTTAGAAAATTTGAGCGACTCTAGTTATGTGTTGTCATTACCAGATCAAAAACTGTTAGCACCAAGATTAGACTATATTCCCTCATCTCCCCAATCAACTGGTGCTTATACTAGTGATTATAATAAGTCCCTTAACTTAGAAGATAAATATCTATTTGGACAGTACCAAATTGTATTACCCCTGGTACATGAAGGTTTAATGGTGGGACTGCTTTTGACAGCAAGGGAAGATCGTCAGTGGAAACAAGTGGAAGAAGAAGAAGTTCGCCGCATAGCTACAACTTTAGCGATCGCCTGTATATTGGATCAGCGTCAAGTTTGGTTACAACACCAACTACAGCAGGAAAAAGCCTTACAAAAGGAGCAGGGGGACTTACTAGATAATCTTTTACATCAGTTTCGTAATCCTCTGACTGCTATTCGTACTTTTGGTAAACTTCTTTTAAAAAGATTAAGATCTAATGATACTAATAGGGAAGTAGCCATAAATATTATCAACCAAAGCGATCGCCTGCAGGAGTTATTGCAAAACTTTGATCAGGTTTTAGACTCAAAAAACAGAGACACAACAGCTATTCCCACACTAGGATTAGCACTTACAGTGGAAGCATCTCCCCAGAAAACAGCTCCGCTGTTGTTGCCAGGAACGGGAGAAGAGCCTACTAGTTGTCATTTAAAAGATATACTACTACCCCTACTAGCATCTGCACAAGTCCTAGCTCAGGAAAAAACTATTCAACTTTTAATAGACATTCCCAACCATTTACCACCAGTAAAAGCCAATATTAAGGCACTCACAGAGGTTTTCAGTAACATCATAGATAATGCCATAAAATATACCCCTGTGGGTGGAAAAATCTCCATTCAGTCTCTACAAAAAAATACAGACTTTCAGGGTATAGCTATTAGCGATACAGGTCCGGGTATACCCAAAGAGGATCTGGATCGTTTGGGTGAAAGAAATTACAGAGGAGTACAAGCTAATACTGACATTCCCGGCACAGGTTTAGGAATGGCGATCGCCAAACAACTGATAGCACAAATGCAGGGAGAAATAGAGGTTTTCAGCCCTGCAGTAGAATTTGATAGCGCATCCTCTTCTCTTCCGGGAACCAGCTTTATTGTTTGGTTACCTCAATTACCACATCTTTTGAATCAACATCCTTTATAG
- a CDS encoding YkvA family protein, which translates to MSFSVQSLYSWYGSLIRKPKYRWWVIMGTIVYLVSPIDIAPDFIPVVGQIDDLVLLTLLVSEVSKLVIEGWKSSKAKTNSPIKDVDSKDVVIEVTKQ; encoded by the coding sequence ATGAGCTTTTCCGTACAATCACTTTACTCTTGGTATGGCAGTTTGATCCGTAAACCTAAGTACCGCTGGTGGGTAATTATGGGAACTATTGTTTATTTGGTTAGTCCCATTGATATTGCCCCCGATTTTATCCCTGTTGTTGGTCAAATTGATGACTTGGTTTTATTAACATTATTGGTATCGGAAGTGTCTAAATTGGTTATTGAGGGCTGGAAGTCTTCTAAAGCTAAAACTAACTCCCCTATAAAGGATGTTGATTCAAAAGATGTGGTAATTGAGGTAACCAAACAATAA
- a CDS encoding MotA/TolQ/ExbB proton channel family protein, with the protein MDILDLFKKGGPAMWPLLVLSVLSLSVIFERLWFWLRILSQEKQVVERVLDAAIDSWEIATEIAQKATDQPIGRFLYAPLRLQKSDAETFKLALESTAAEEIAGMRRGEKLLESVIALSPLLGLLGTVLGLIQSLRAIKIGDLGTESTAGVTTGIGESLISTASGLIVAIVTLVFYRLFQSFAVNQVKVFNKAGNDLELLYRQSPPESKKREFVFITEESPVEEELTHPVENPVTSSESEPENES; encoded by the coding sequence GTGGATATTTTAGATTTGTTCAAGAAAGGCGGTCCAGCCATGTGGCCGCTGTTAGTACTGTCCGTACTATCTCTAAGTGTAATCTTTGAGCGTTTGTGGTTTTGGCTACGAATTTTGAGCCAAGAAAAACAAGTAGTAGAAAGAGTGCTAGATGCTGCAATAGATAGCTGGGAAATAGCCACAGAAATTGCCCAAAAAGCCACTGATCAGCCCATAGGTCGTTTTCTATACGCCCCACTGCGGTTGCAAAAAAGTGATGCTGAAACCTTTAAACTAGCCTTGGAGTCTACAGCAGCAGAAGAAATAGCAGGAATGAGAAGGGGAGAAAAACTTCTAGAATCTGTAATCGCGCTTTCACCACTCTTAGGATTATTAGGTACGGTTTTAGGTTTAATTCAATCCTTGCGAGCAATTAAAATTGGTGATCTGGGTACAGAATCTACAGCGGGTGTCACCACAGGTATTGGTGAGTCCTTAATTAGCACTGCTTCTGGTTTGATAGTTGCCATTGTCACCTTAGTGTTTTATCGTCTATTTCAATCCTTTGCGGTTAATCAAGTGAAAGTGTTTAATAAAGCTGGCAATGATTTAGAGTTGTTGTATCGTCAATCTCCACCTGAGTCTAAGAAAAGAGAATTTGTTTTCATTACAGAAGAATCTCCAGTGGAAGAAGAGTTGACTCACCCTGTTGAAAATCCTGTGACCAGTTCAGAATCAGAGCCAGAAAATGAAAGTTAA